Below is a window of Humulus lupulus chromosome 2, drHumLupu1.1, whole genome shotgun sequence DNA.
cttgaataatgaatgaaatggatgagtactaggttctatttatatagttcaaggagtgaaactaaccccttataaaaagaataaataaatgaatataagttgaataaatttgaattttcggttcaacagatgcccagaactcggtcaaaaatattcaagagcaagtccaagttgttgagggttgtttaaGCTCAGATTCCACGAAGTTTCAAAAATGCCaccaagggccgatatatcgcctcctataaGCGATATATCGCACACCCTTATGCCCCGAGCCTTCATggtttcgttcgtgtgaagtcaaaatgttttccgtatcaaccttaggtgacatatcgacccctatagctgcgatatatcggcatacactgatattttaaacacatttttgcatgttttcaacacacttgaagtttggtaaaataactttgactgagtaaaacgtagtCCTAACGgatgctagaaggttctagagcttctagattcatccattattaaattattcatctaaaatccttaaatccttaaataaacatgcatgtgtcatgttcttaattattcttatataaaccttaggttataacaaataatatttctaggaacaACTATataaatcaaaccttatgttaaatttaatatttctaaactataagttaaacttgtaaaatccataactatttctatgagtttccaactaaatcccggcttgaaccaataatcacgaaaactactactgctactactttcGAGACGCTACAGAGCTTGAGTTCATAGATTCACGGTCCCCATGTCATATCTTATCAAAaggaacctagtagtcttgaataattaatttaattattaattataaaaatatcacattgactaggtcaatgaaaataaataatgttaaattatttattgatattttgtgagaaaagaaatagaagaaactttgaggtttttattgcaaagtctcaaaaagagagtttTATAGCCAATTcagacaattttgttaatattgataaatttgtattagtattaataaaatgaattaaataaaggtcaaaattataattggttaattttgacaagtatttatttaattataattattaaataattaaaacaaaatgggtaactaaaacctattttatgtcctagctaattgcctatatatactagtgttatagaatgcattaggtaagctgaatttgacaaggtaaaaattcactagtaatattctatacctagccgctcactctctcttagttttctctctaggaaatctcttctcatgtgtggagacttgcccacacaaacactaggttgttttagagaaagacttggaagactgtggtcttgtttcaaagtggtttggattccttgcaatacctagcattcaacaaggacaaaaggttagggaatccaaagggtgtaTTCATTTTTCCACTACGCATCTCATAAGTACTCTAATAATTTTATTGTTGTATTTACGAATctctgtatgaaaatcacttctatgcatgtatttatgtttttctatTGTATGCTATTTTGtgcaatagggagcatgcatatagacttatataaaagAGATCCTACATCAATAatcatatatctttctttaatgtcaccatgcatggtcgataacatgcattgacgtgccaggtgattcaatctaatccattcaccatatttttcatgttcttcaAAGCTAGATGAAAAGTTTGGAACCTCTGGTGGTAGATTCTAGATCActccatacaagttttgtgttccGAAGACAATGTGAATCCCATCGTACTATCTTCTCATGtggttaagattaaatagaaTCCTTTCCAAGAGTTTGTCAATGAGCTATGTTTGATTTCTCAAGTTTTCAAGTAcatgatcaggattaagagaattaagaccacatagataaactatggaattttctgatatatACTTAATATTAAcaatataatatcagacatagtctatatatataataattcaattatttatttcatttaaaataattgtcaactacaattgctttaagggcattattcccaacataaagggcatatgattttttgtaaattttattttcaaaatatatatttttgttaaaaataTGCACACAAAGAAAAGGAGGACTTGAGCCACCAGGCAAGCTGCGACTTGAGCTCTCCCCAGCCAGCCATGTGCATCAGCTAGGTGAGCCCCAGGCTTCGACGCGCATCACTTTGGTGAGCCCTTGGCTCCTGCGCGCATCGCCCAGGCGAGCCCCGGGCTCCCGCGCGTAACACCCAGCCCGAGCCCCAGGCTCTTGCGCGCATCATCTAGCCTCGGGCATTCCTCCTGTGCCACTGATGCCGCACCCCTACACCTTTGATGCTGAGTCCTTGCGCCAACCACCACGCAGAGGCCacctgagccttggctcatgccCTTGTGCTGCCAGCCCTAACCCTAGGGCACCACACTTGGTGCCCAAAAATTATATATCCTAATATTGTGGataaatcttttatttaattaaattttaaataattagaatttaaaagtttaattatcttattttatttttattagaaaaattaaatatcttttagttggttaagattttatcttaagtttaaataattatttgaatttgattatttaattatttaaattcaactaaattaaaaagttgacataaatagttatttaattaaaagttagttttaattaaataaattaattggaaagttagtttctaattaattagttgggtctaacaaattcctaaagatttGCAAGAAAGCGTAAAAGAGaggagaagcattcttggagtcttgaaaacaaGTCAAATgctattttgaaattttatttctatttttccaaaggttgtaaatttagaaatacccaatagtactcgattcatcatttattgttaatttatttattttatttatttaaataaatgttaattaatgtttgatttataacatgatcatgcattagtcaattacatgctattcatgaaaccccacatagtttttcattaatcatgcatcttttagaaacatgattatttaggattgtcctgattgtttatgtgaattatttgggagaaatcaattgcatgtaaactactaagtattaaattagttaaaacttgacaactcacaccataataaaggcaatagtttttatagccctttaagataaccaactttatttaaaagtgttttagtaaagttagacgaatgtaatgagtaattatctagatcacattaattgtagaaacagattcttttataattaaatgtattttgtaataaattacattcataggttattaataaactagtaattaatttgaaattgattcattagtttaataaaacacattatttctaaaatagtaagtgggagaaggtacatcttaatgtgacctatggtctccattattagtacaacaccgtgagatatgaataaggCCTTGAGGTGGCTTTGTTTCCATCCCGCTAAGGAATgattctagacatattaataccatgGTTGGCTTCTTACAAAAATAGGaatgagtgatgtattttaggcttgaccgaccctaaggcgacactctctaagttaagtcatgaattccgaaataatgggttacacttacaaagatgcaattaagcttttgcagtggataattgcatcttgatcAAATCAttagtactttatttttaaaagagaaaataaagagttattttgagttttaaattataaagataagattgtcttataagctatctgaatttaatttgactgaccctaaggcgacactttatttgttgggcaATTTTATCATAGAAaagtaaatgtttatttatgtgttttaattgtttcattcatgcgtcatatttactttccaaataattgatattttttcaaatagtaatattattgtattttatttattttcgcTCATAAAATGTTGCCACCCAATTATTTTCCTATTTTGTGCTTGGTGATGCATCAaataattgatgatcatataagtaAAGTGAGACTAACTGAAGAAGATGAAGGAGGATGGATAAATTCAACTTTGTTATTTTTCTGGCTAAAAAGCTTAAACATGTCTATAATGAAAAACAACCTCCTCATGCACCATCATGTGATTCAAGGAGAgaggaacatgaaaaatatgttgattggatgagatcaaatcacatggcGAGATTTTACATTTTTAGTACCATGGAAgaaaagctaaggaaaaagttcGAACACATTGAATATGCTCGTGATATGTGGGATGCTGTCTATGAGGATATACAGACTTAATAGTGGATTATAACGTATAACATTCTGAATCTTTAATTTTGGAAACCACTAAACATATTTTATTCTTCTTTATAGACACATGAGAAATCAAGAGGAACTTGCAGATGGAGATAAAAATGGAAAGATGAAGAGAGAGAAagcgtctagttcaagaaagtgTTGAAGAAAGTCCTTTcattttaaaattctttagttattattaaaagaaaactttattccTGCTTGAACAATGTCTTagtttcttttagtattttgaattttattgcatgtattgactttagaatatttcatttataatttgattattcttaatttttctttatacATGCAATTGAATATACAAACTTTAAAACACTTTCATTAAAATTGAACGAACGTTTAAtaactcaaaattattcaaagtaacaaaactgcaaggaaacaaaagacaaaactTTCAAATGAAGATGACACaaatctttggcatcttagacttggtcatgtaggtctagataggataaaccaattaacaaaagatggacctttgagagaactaatacttggaactcttccggtttgtgaatcttgtctagaaggcaaaatgaccaaacatcATTTCTCAGGAAAAGGCAATAGAACTAAAGAACCCTTAGAGCTTATACacagcgatgtctgtggtccaatcaatgtacaagcaagaggtgggtatgagtacttcgtcacttttattgaagaTTACTCAAGATATGAACATAATTACTTAATGCTTCGGAAATCGGAAACCTTTGGTAAGTATCAAGAATTCAaagttgaggctgagaagcaattagtgaagactcttaaaacacttcaatctgatcgaggtggagaatatttgaatttagaattcaaATATATCTTGTTGAAGCATGGTATAAACTAttgaggttttatgccctaattaaaaccaaatttctttgtaatataattttattatcaataaaagaatagaaatcaatttttgacttggtcaatcactttgctcatatgttttattttcatgattatttgtttaatataaacttctattaaaatcttgagcatataactaatcatatttataatgacgtaatcgcagtggaatataaatatgattatatgttcaaaataagttagtcctaagattagtcagtgcacaggatttatactgacttgcaaatctacgatataatatacttacacattgtagtgttatgttctttccagataattagcaaagtagataatatcagatgtatttgttgcattagactggaccgatattgacagtagataggataagtaaacatatcgttattatctattctagtcatatcatatagttgaccataggtcaattcaatctcaattctgagtggttagtattctaactgagtgtattatttgagttctttgacttgttggttaccaacttaccctacgcactagcccatacttacatcttgggaacttggtagtataattgagtgagagtgttaatcatagatatgaacatctatagcttctaatgaagaagtaaaacgatggtttccttttagtttggttcaaggtgctaaatgatagagatatcatttcagtaattaatattagtttactaaaatatcatttacaaggaactaagtgttttaaggataaaatacaatggggggtaaaacaatattttggtcccatatcattgtagatcgtctataaaggattgagtgacaattatggttgtaacaatagataattaataacgtatctatattggttatagagcgttctatgaattcaagagtgcaattctgagtctttagtggagtcacgaagaattgataagatagtaaatttatttgttaaatttatgataacttattggagcttgatttcataggcacatggtccccactgtaccttggataaaataatctagatagtctcaattaattaatttaattatcaattagaattatcaaagttgaccaggtcaatgtTGGGTAGTTTTGTAACAACCCTCATAACGTAGAAGACCAAAACATGCAGAAATCCAAACTTTTACTTTAATTCATTATACCAAAaatccatttatttatttattttttaaaaaaaaatcgtgtctgcacacttttagttttagcaaacagaattacaactactcttttacagagttaaagcaaaacaaatgtcataaaagaatTAACAAGCTCCCAACTTTtattttcaaaatggtgttccatcaaaacctcctcaggtcgggccacatgtacatatccacaagcagactccgACGCTCATTGCTCCACttttcttttgcacttacctacaacataaaacaattaGGTAAGCGAAAAACACTTAttaagaatagccttgcacacaaatataaTAATCCTCATAACAGGTTGCCCTAAGGTGGTTACCACTACCGGTTATTAGTGTATTGGAtaaattccaaccctatcatacaattcttaataaaattcatacagaaaatcaagcacattggttgcaCCCAACAACCCATTTCATACATATCATATTTTTGAcgataagaactcgtcaactaagttagatctagaacttttggagttgtaaaagaagtgaactttaAACTCACTAAACTTTAGGCAAACTTCTTTACAATCGCAAGAACATCAAATGTAAATGTTGGAATTCTAgaatgaaaaatggagagaatgtTGAATATCTCTTTTCATTAGGAATAACTGGTTAAAAAATTCTCCAAAAGATccccccttctcaggtgaagggaggtcatacttatagtagagcactattggctcactgtacatggtggtccctggggacacgacTCTCCATATGCAGTCTACAAATGGTAGTGGTTCCAGGAGCATGGTGATCGACTCCAGTACATGCCAAGGGTCtgcgggagcacctccactttagtacctagTTGTACCTCCACCATCTATttagtacgaatgtcagaggttggctgggaaggaccacatcaggcACCTTCACTACTAGAAAATTGTACTTAGATGACGCACATGAGACGACATTTTTAGTAGAATAGTCGTCTCATGTTAAAAGTAGAGATGAGACGACAGACTATCTAAAACTGTCGTGCCATTCAAACCAAAGATTACATGAGATGACTGTTCTATAGAGACTGTTGTCACGTATCTACCTTTAACACGAGAAGATGGTTCTAATAGAAACGTTGTCTCAATGCAACCCAATTTTTTTGgcattaattaaatttgtatatTTTAATATGAATTAATAAATATACTTAATCTATTAtgcaaatatatttataaaaaataaataataattaataattcaaatttaaatttaaaagagttatttaatattaattgttaacttatttaataatattatattaataatactaaaagataaaaattaattaaaaaaagtcATACTTTTATTAGTTATATATACTTCCATTAACAGTACTTTTAAATTATAACCATAATGTTTTTaaactaataaaatataatatataaaaagaaattgaaaaaaaatactaaCGTGTGAAAGAAACCCTCTCTTGTGCACAAGACAATAGCACAACCCTCAGCCATAACAGCGACCAGTGACAATCCAACAATCGACGACAATTAGGGAGAACGGCGACAGCCCAGGTGACGGCGGCGACGACGGATCCTTCCCTACGTACGGGCAAACCCTAATCTGCTTGTGGTCCAACCCATCTCCGGCCTAAAGCTCCGGCATCTTCGCGCCTAATTCTCAATCCGACCGTTCGATCGCCGCCCTCCACCCATCTCCGGCGTAAAGCTCTTCTCGCTGCCCTGTACATGCTTCTCTATCTTCGTCATAGTGATAGCCACAATACTTTGggtattttctttttttctttctttctctggaCTGAGTTTTTTGGTTTAAATATTAAAGATTTGATTTAATATGTGTTTCTTTGAATGGGATGTTCCATTATCGTGATTCAATTTTGCGAATAAGATTTATTTTTGAGAATATAATAGTATTCGGTGTTAAATATATATGTCAGTATAGATGGTTAACGTTATTGACAGAGATTTCatctttgagaatattggaaatttTTTGTGAAACTGGTAGAATTAGGAGGGTATCTTTGTGCTACATGCCTTTTCTTTCCACATGATAATGTGAACCATGTTGACATCTTGATGATGAAGGAATATGGGGTAGACTCTTGGACTAAGTTGTTCTCAGTGATGCCATCAAATGTGACTGGCTATTTTGAATATGTGACGCCACTTAAGTATTCGAAGAGTGGTCATCATGTTCTCTTGCATCAGGATGGTGAGACATATCTTTTGTACGATATCGATATGAATAGGACTAATAATGTGGGCAAGATTTCTGGCGTTCCTAGAAATTTTGATACGTGTGTGTGTGAGGAGCCTTGTTGGAATTGGGGTTGGTGATGAGGATAACTCTGCGAAGAAAATAGCAGTTATTAAGAACAAGAAAAAGGAGGAGAAGCAGCAATTGAGTAGGAAGAAGCGACAATCCTTACTCATTCTCCATTTTCATTTGTTTATTAGTCTTTTGTTGTGTTCTGTTGTTTAATGTAAGATGGAGTTTTAGCTCTACTAAAAAGATGTCATTTTTTTTTGGATTGTGGCTTTGGGTAATGCTATATATCTTGTTGAACCTTTTGTGTAGAGATGAGTGTAGGGATGATTTTATGTCCAAGGGATTTAAATTAATGTTATAAAAATTGCACAAAGATTGGACACAAAGGAACATTTTAAACAGAGGTTATAGAGCCAGAATTGAAGTTACTGATATGGTCCTATGATCTTGCTTAATCTCTCTTGGTGCCTTTGTTTGTTTTAGGCTGGCGGTACTGAAGGGTTTTTGCTTGGCTTTAGCTGATGTAGTTGCCTCTTTCGGGTCAGTGAACACTCTGTGCACCCATAGAGGATATGGATTTAATCTTCCATAATTGCAACTGCCCCAACGGTTCCTTCCACTCAGTAGTCTGTACCGAAGGGAATGGCTTCACTGGTGACAAATTCTGGAATAAGGAAGAGTGACAGTGGGAGAGACCAAGTATATGTAGCTGCACTTCCTCTAAGAGCGTCCAAAGGACCACCCCAGCTTCTTATGTCCACTGCCTACTCCCTCAATCTATGGGATTTCCAGCATTTTATGGTTCTAATCAAACTCCCCTCATCACCACCACATTCTCAGGTGTCCTTTTCTACTAATTTTAAGTTTCAAGTGGATTTGTAAGTATGGTTAGAATCATATTTCTTTGCAGTCTCTCCATGCTTATCTATGAATGGGTCTTATATTTTTAAGGTTGTTCTTTTGCTTCAGTAATTAATATGCGTTGCAACTTCCTTATTTGAATTTAGAGCTGATATTATAATGCTCTGTAAATCCATTCTTATGAATCCTAACATGTGTTTGCAGCATATATTCTGCTCCCCCCTGTCTAGCTAGCTTTACCTTTTTACTTCGTCCAGTTATCTATGATATATGAGGTTATTGTACTTTTCCAAGTTGAACAATGTGAAGTACCCCCCATAGGTATGACAAATCAATAGGCCATTGAACCAGTTtcatacccaaaaaaaaaaaacctttgttTTGTATGT
It encodes the following:
- the LOC133818680 gene encoding uncharacterized protein LOC133818680 is translated as MASLVTNSGIRKSDSGRDQVYVAALPLRASKGPPQLLMSTAYSLNLWDFQHFMVLIKLPSSPPHSQVLVYDFQPKDLENMFVALEVLSGRSVPGKTIIFLNILFCAIYK